The following is a genomic window from Mus pahari chromosome 1, PAHARI_EIJ_v1.1, whole genome shotgun sequence.
GTTCAAAATaagtgaagagacactgtgaatACCAAACACCAGAACCTGTCTCCTCTGTCACTTTCTTGCTATTTAACTTTTAGAAGTCACATCACCTTTCTGGGCTTTAATTTGTTCTTTGCTTTGAgggccttcttttcctttgctaagtggaataaataaaattaattttaattatgatttttcaGGGGAGTAACATGAATGACTCATGTAGAGCTTTTACATAATACCCTAAATATGATAAAGACACATTATCTCAAGAATTGTTAAATAATTATTGGTAAGCTTCCCACTTCTGTTGGATGTGTCTTCATCCAACGAGAATCTGGGCTGGGGAGAATCTGCTccaaatatttccaaaataaagaGACACACTTATCTCTCCACCCATGACTATTGATTATGATTAAGAACATGAATAATCACTAAAATAACCTATAAATAGAGGCTGAACTTACTAAGAACTTTCCCACTCCTCATGGGTTCCAAATTATTTCATGACTAAatgagacacatacatacatgcatcatacatacatacatatacatacataatacatacatacatacatacatacatacatacatcatacctGACCCAGGTAGTACTCAAAGCACCTACTACAGAAGATGATGTAGACAGGGAATATTTGCATAGGATACACCATGTGAGGTCACTGTACCACCGTGTCATCTATGCAAAGACAGTCGTAAAAGCAGATGCATGTAGATGCATGTACTCTGATATCTGTCATCAGTGCaatttcctcctcattctctctgaGGATGCATATCCACCAAGCACTCTCCTAATCTACTTGATATATGTCCTTACTATAAAAGTTCATAGTACTTGTAagctgctgtttctttcttttacacaTATAACTTTCTCAccttttcatacacacacacacacacacacacacacaaacacacacacaaatacacacactgaaATATGACTGTGAAATATAGACCCTTTGGGGGCTATAAAATAAGTACTTGGTCTGGAAGTAGTGGTGAAAACAGTGGGGAAGATGATTGTGATGGTGATAGTTTTAGAAAGCTGCTGGATGAGTCTGAGAGCCACAAGCTTGAGACTCCAGGAGGAATTGCCACACCATCAGTGTACTATCAGTTTCTAAATTTGTATTTGTTCCAGAATGACAAAATTAGTACAAGATATCTTTGGAAACATATACTACCTGCCATAAAGTTTGCAAATTCTGAACTTGGGTAAATTTGGTCAATAGGACAGCAAATCTTACAAATGAATTTCCCCAGGATCTATGCCACCATCAATGCCCACCAGTGGTTGGAGACTGTACAGTCAATTATGGAAGCCCTTTGAGATCCAATGAGGAGAAAGGTCTTTGCCCTGGTCTCTCAAGGTTATAACTCCATAATTATAGATGATATCACAGACTTTTCCAGGCTTAATGTGGAAGAGTCTGTGAAAACTGTGTTGTAATAAGGATGACAGGCTAACTCCACCACAAGAATGGTTCTTTCCAGGAACCAGCCTCGGGAGCCCTGGATGTTTCTTTGAACAGTTATTCTCTTAGAGTCTACTCCCATTCTTTCAATCCCAAATGATGAGGTACATTGTACAGGTTTCTCTTCAGAGACTTTGTTGATTATCCTTGGAGCTGTTTTCACTTGTATTCATCACTTTGGTTGGAATCATCAGTATTATCGGCTAGTTTCTGTCAATGCCTGGACCCCTAACGTAAGTAGCAAAGAGGGTACTGTGGCAAACATCATACTAATGTGCACCACTGGCCTTTAGCTGGAGTTAGGTGCTTTGGATTTAAGGAGAACTGCCAAAATCCACAATGCCACATGCTCTGTAGAATGTGCTCTTTCTTCCCACCCTAAAACAAGGAATCAGTGATGTAGAATCGGGAAAAGCTGACGGAAGTTTGCCAATGCTGCATTTTTCCATATGTGCAATATCCACTGTATGAGGACAGAATGAATTGAGAAAGCATCTTACATGTCTGTATGAactcttttaaattttgattcaGAAGAAGGGAAGGGTGTATGTAGTACAATGTAAGCTCAAGGAAGCTCAAGAGTTGGGAATGGCCATGCAGCTCTCTTGCTATGCATCCCAATCCTGTGCAGATATGCAAATGCAGAATGCatctatttttgttcttttatgaaaCCTCCTAAAAATATGAGGTGGTTATTGTATCTTCAGGTTAAAACAACCCTGgttcatttattcaataaatatttaattgaattcATAAACTGTTTAATCTAAAGCTGTTGCTAGAAATTTCATATCTTGGTCTTACTGTAAGCACATTATAAGTTTTTCCTtgtatcaaaaatatatttttaaattaaatatcttttgttctttttattattttgaaattttatacatACCAATAATGTATTTAGCTCAAATTCACCATCCTTTATATCTGGACCCTCCCCTAGaatttcttaattaaaacaaaactataatttatgttttcattgaTTGTATTGACTCTTTTTAAATCATCTTTGGTAATGCAAGtttcaaaactaaaaagaaaaaaatagcgcTTTGGACTGTCTTCTACCACTACAAGTTAAACTTTTATATTTCCTTACCAGATAAAAGGGGGAAAGGCaagtaaaataatgataaattccAGGTTGTGTGATTTAGTTGAGGACCATATCTAGAGGAAGTAGAAAGTATAATTAAGAGCTCAATACCTGGTTGAATAGCAGCTCTACTTTTCCACTTGCCCTGAGCTGGATAAATTACTTAAAGTgtcacatgatgtgtgtgtgtgtgtgtgtgtgtgtgtgtgtgtgtgtgtgtgtgtgtgtgtttgtgtgtatgtgtgtgtgtgtttgtgtgtgcacattatgtgcatctgtgtgtcagtGTATCTGTGTACAGTTATATAGTTGTATAGTTACATAGTTGCATATACATCTAGAACAATAATACTACAGCACACCTCACAAAGAGAgctaaaagtttaaaacaaaaattcctaTGACAGACTGTTGTAATTTCTGTAAATTTATAATGTTTAGATGTTTAGAAAATCagttactactactactgctactgctactgctactgctactactTTAATTTCACTATGATCACTCAAATACTACAAAACAAGGAAGCAGTGAAATTCAAAGTTCTTAATGATAACTCTTGGAGAAGTCTTCTGAAACAGGGTACCTGTAAGTCCTGATAGTTTTGTGAttgttcttcaaatatttttgccTAGTCATCATGTACTTATTGTGTCAAGAAATCTACTGCATTCAGTAAATACTAGTAAAGAACATAGCCATAGTGTGGACCCATTCATATGTTGGAACCTCAAAAATATAATTCTATAAAATGAATTAATCTACTCAGTTGTTAGGAAACTTAAGTGCTGATGAAGTTGGAAGACAATGGTCATCTTTGAAACCTGGGAATGattcatttctataataaatttGCTGggaatagtttttatttttgatgatttatttGTTATGCAcaggtaataataaaatattatgttctCTTGTAATCTATTGTCCAATTGTGAATATAGGTAAATaccacacatataaaacattttcataattcGAATGATGACAGGAAGTACATAAAAAATAGGTCAGAAGTAAAGATGGGGTCTTTCAGTACAATTTTGAGTCCAAGAAAGTCTTCCAAAATGAGTAATATttcagaaacaataaaacaaaagttgaaacaaaggaaagtagaaataaagaaaaggaagagtaaCTAGGGTGCCCTGGAAATCTTTGATATTCTCAGAGATTTCATAATTGCCTCTTTTACCTCTTTATTCCTTAGGCTATAGATGAGTGGATTCAGTAATGGGGTCACCACTGTATAGAACACAGACACAACTCTATCCCTCTCCGAGAACTGGTCTGTATTATCTCTCAAGTACATGAAGATAAGAGTACCAAAGAAGAGAGCTacagcagtgaggtgggaggtgcAAGTAGAGAAAGTTTTGGTTCGGCCTCCAGCTGAGCGGATCTGCATGATGGCTACAATGATAAACAGATAGGACACAGAGATCACCACAATGCAAACAGGCATGACAAAAATGGCAAAGACAATTATCACCACCTCCTGAATGTAGCTGTCCCCACATACGAGTTTTAACAGTGGAGGGAGGTCACAGAATATGAAATTGATCTCATTGTTTCCACAGAATGAGAGAGTGAAGGCTGTGACAGTCCGAATAAAGCCACTGGAAAAACCAGCCACATATGCCCCAGTTACCAAACCCACACGTGCCTTCTCAGTCATGATGGTAACATAAAGCAATGGTTGGCACAcagccacatagcggtcataggccatgatTGCCAAGAGGTAGCAGTCAATAGAAGCAAAGAAGGTAAAGAGGAAGAATTGAACTGCACAGCGAACTTGAGAAATGGTTGAGCCATTTTCCCACAGCACAGCCAGCATCTGAGGGATGATGACAGAGGAGTAGCAGATGTCCACAAAGGAAAGgtggctgaggaagaagtacattggTGTTTGAAGTCGGCGGTTCTTCTGGATTAGAATGATCATTCCTGTATTCCCCAGCAGGGTGGAGAGGtagaaactcaaaaataaaaggaagagagggagaccCCACTCAGGATGTTCAGTGAATGCAGTCAGAAAGAACTCAGTCACGAAGGTGGAATTCCTCCCAGCCATCCATCTAGGAGTTTACCTGTGAGGGctaagaaaagatgaaaagaagaggACCTCACAATAAAATAAGTCATTTCAAATAATAGAGTGTAAATTAAATCTCTGATATGTAGTCTTTTACTACAGCAAAGTTTGCAgactaagaaaaaattaaagaaatgcagatcTCACTGTAAGATAAAATGTGATGGATACTTCTATTATGGGAGGCATGGAAAGTAAGTGGCCCTTGGACTGATCTAGTACAATTGTTCTCTAATTAGCTACATGATGTTATATGGAACACTTAACCTGACTGAACCTTAATTTTTCCCATCAGAAGAGACGGATCTACCCATATGTTTATGAAATGATCCACTAattaattgttcctgtttgaaataactgcagggtcaaaaatggagaagaaccagagggaaaggaggtccattgacaggcccaaattgggatccagttcaaggagAGACcccaggcctgacactgttacaaACAAGAGATTAGCATGGCCACCCTCCAaaaggtccaacaagcagctgaaagagtcagatacagatatttacatccaaccaataGGCAGAaactggtgacccctgtggttgaattagaggaaaTCTGGaataagctgaggaggagggtcacCCTATATGTAGACCAGCAGTCTCATCTAACCTGGACCCCAAGATTGAttagacactgagtcaccaaccaggcagcatacaccaactgataagAGGACCCAATAtgtatacagcaaaggactgctgggtcttgactcagtgagagaagatgcacctaatcctcaagagacttgaaaacccagggagtggggaggtctgtggggtggggagggtggggtcATCCTCTTGGAGACCCAGGGAAGGGTGGGAgttatgggatatggaacagtcagagggtggtcCAGGTGGAGAATAAAAActggactgaataaaaaagattaaagaagaataacataaataaataaataaataaataaataaataaataaataaataaataccagatATAGGACACTAATCACCACATAGAAAGCTAAAATCACCACATAGGCTTagagtctttttaaatttttaaatgagcttCTTTTGTTAGATTTCTCTCAGTTCATTTTAACTTTCAATAACTGGTGTGACTCTGCAACaaattttcataataatattCCATTACTAATTGAATCATCTTTCAAGTGAAAGTAAAATGTGAAGTAATCAGAAATGTGGTCCATATGTATTATCTCACAAAGAAAAGGAGCGACTTTAAGATTACTAAACACTACCATCCCAAGAGTTTTAAGTGTCTGTAAACCTAAATTTCTGTAGCATATACCAACAAAAAACCCTAGAGAAGTTCTGCTCTCAACAAGATATTGAGAATTccagattcatttattttcacataagTGAATTACGAAAGACATAAGTTAATACCTACCTACCAAATACTCACAaatgtgtacttatgtataattttGTATCTAATTACCCAGAACTTTTGGGTGCCCAACATTTTTGTATAAATAACATAATGAGATCTTATCAAATTGTTAATTTTGTATGTTCTATTTGATCACCAACAGTATAAGAATATACACCATGTTATTTCTTCTTAATGGTATGTGGTATCTTTAATTCATTGTAAAGAATTCTTTCTACTTACGGTATACCctttaataaaattacatttagtaACTAGAGAATTTCTTTCACCATACTTATCCAAATGAGAATTTTGTATTCTACAAACAAAACAGTAtgacccaaaagaaaaaaaaatctattattaaTTAACAAGGGTCTGTGCATGtagaaatatttctgtttttcagtttaTCAGTATGAATTTGTAACAAACAGCTGTTGGACTAATTCAAGCAGGCTGGAAATAAAGACTGTATataaaaatgcatgcatacacacactggcATTAACCTTGCAACCAAGATAGCAAACACAAACTTTTACAGGTTTCTAACAAAACTCCATGAAGAATGATTATTCTCAAAGCCCCTACTAAGGGTAGTTTAataatgaatatacatatttgaaatggaaaaaatgaacaaaaaatttaCAGTGTAGTATTGATGAAAACTAATGGGGAATTCTGAATGAATAGATTTGGGAATCCTTGAAAAAGTTCTACAACAATGCTGTAAAGAATGTCTTTGGTGACTAGAACAACAAATGCTACTGAAGTCAGGGAAGTGTTAAGCTGAGCCAATCCCCAAccactggaaataaaaaaaaatagttgtacaAATGGTGAACTGTTTTTACCTAATTCTGCTAGTACCTTTCTTCTTGGTGTGGAATTTCTACCTGTGGCATACCATCTTAGGTAATTCTGGCATCCAGTTCAGAATGTAGAACCTTGAGCAAGTCATGCTTCCTTTCTATCTttaattctcctgcctttctttcacttttctaAAGGTGCAGCATTTTCTAATAGTCATTGTATCATGGATGACATGTGATACAGACAGTTCTTTTATGTCTTAATCTCACTGCAAGgaacctctctctttcctttcagcATGATCAAAAAATATATCGCTGACCCTTGTTTCCTGCAATTGCCTCAGACTTCTGCCTCAATAGCAAGAATTAGGAGACCATCATGTGTCCCTACACTTGGACCATTGTGAATATAAGATGCTTGATATGCATCTTATTGTCAGTATCAAAATGCTACAGTTTAATTAGCTCCTGGGGTGACTCTCCAGGGAAGATGATTTGGGGACTTCCTAACGAGGTGTCTAATCTCTTCAAAATTTACTCTCTAATTTCAAACTCTCAAATCCCCACAACATGTCACACTATCTCTCAGCAGAGTATTCTGGAGCTGGTTAATAGATTTGTCTTCTAATTACTTTGTACAAAAGGAATCAATTTTGAAGGtctgctatattttattttaatgttaccCTAGCCAGCTATGACTTGTTCACAAAATGATGCTGTTTCTTAAGCATGAGATCTTGCTTGCCTTGACCAAACATACTAGAATATGTGACTTTTAAAGTTCACCATttagtgaatatgatcaaagaacagtatatacatatttaaaaatgacagGACACGTGAGATGTTgacacctataattccagaactAATAGGGTAGAGGTAGGAAGACTTCtggaaattcaaggccagacaaGAATACAAAAATTACCTTGAGACCTTGGttcaagagaaacagagaagagaggtaAGGGTGAAATGTCCTATGAAACTCATTAACTTGTAAaactgatatatttttatttggcaaaagcagagaataaagcataaggagtaaggtaacccaatcacaaaagaacacaaatggtatacactcactgatacatggatattagcccaaaagcttgtaatactcaagatacaattcacaaatcgcatgaagaaggaagaccacagtgtggatacttcagaccttcttagaagggggaacaaaatacccatggaggagatacagagacaaagtttggagcagaaactgaaggaatggtcatccagtgactgtcccaccctGATGATCCAaaccatatacagttaccaaaacccagacactattgtagatgccaagaagtgcttgttgacaggagcctgatatagctgtctcttgagaggctctgccagtgcctaacaaatacagaagtggatactcaaagccaactattggactgatctcagggtccccaatagaggagctagagaaaggaccagaagagatgaaggggtttgcagccccataggaggaacaacaatagaaaccaaccagtacccccagaaatCCCAGGgaaaaaaaccaccaaccaaagagtacacatggagggacctatggcttcagctgcttatgtagcaaaggatagccttgttggacatcaatggaggagagtcccttggtcctgtgaagacttgaagTTTCAGTGTACGGGAATGCCTGGACAGGTGTGGAACATCaggctatgcaaagacagtctggtttccagttgagctgAACCCCAaaacctggtggtgataattccgTACATTAGACAGGAGTTCTCttatgtctcctggaaccctggctcctgttgaagttaccacccccctcagcccccacaagtgTGTGTCTagcagtcacataggcaatgtcccaagcttctgaccttcaggctaaactcctccccagtgaCCTAGCCACAGAAAATATAGCAGCATACTTTACAGGGGGCTGAttgccccctcctcgctctctcactctctcactcctttcACTCTCTagctcctctctctttgtcttctctcctctctactctctcttcctctctctccctattattctctagttttcttctctctctctccttcccccttctctcctcttgagcatggcttctctctctctctctctctctctctctctctctctctctcttctaccttctctctttcccctgcctttctataataaagctctaaaatcatagacagtctctgctcatcaaggccaactgtgcttggaggatgggataggctttctcctaatgagccatttctaatctccagatggaaggccttcctgtgctccagccaaagTATATAAC
Proteins encoded in this region:
- the LOC110334467 gene encoding olfactory receptor 9Q2, with product MAGRNSTFVTEFFLTAFTEHPEWGLPLFLLFLSFYLSTLLGNTGMIILIQKNRRLQTPMYFFLSHLSFVDICYSSVIIPQMLAVLWENGSTISQVRCAVQFFLFTFFASIDCYLLAIMAYDRYVAVCQPLLYVTIMTEKARVGLVTGAYVAGFSSGFIRTVTAFTLSFCGNNEINFIFCDLPPLLKLVCGDSYIQEVVIIVFAIFVMPVCIVVISVSYLFIIVAIMQIRSAGGRTKTFSTCTSHLTAVALFFGTLIFMYLRDNTDQFSERDRVVSVFYTVVTPLLNPLIYSLRNKEVKEAIMKSLRISKISRAP